GAGGATCAGCTCGGCATCCGCTTCGATCAGACCGGCACGCCACCCAAGACCCTGGGCGACGTCTTCGACGAAGTGCACGCCAAGCTGGCTGAGGCCTGATCGTTCATGAGCGCCGCCCATCGCGTGGTGATCACCGGCATCGGGGTCGTTTCCGCGCTGGGCACCTGGCCCGGCCCATTCTTCGACCGGGTCTGCGCGGCAGAAAGCGGCGTCCGTCCGCTTCCCCCCATGGATACGACGCCGCCGATCAGCATCGCCGCGTGGGTCGACGAAGGCATCGACAACGATCCGAAAACCGCCGTGCACGACCGGGTCACCCAACTCGCCCTCAGTGCGGGACGGCGCGCCCTCGAAACCGCCAATCTGCTTGACCAACCAGACCTGCTGCGGGATACCGGCATCTACCTGGGGACGGGCGCGGGTCCGAGCCACACGATGGATCAGTCCTACCATCGGCTCTATGCGGAACAGAAAGATCGCGTTTCGCCCATGACTCTCCCCCGGGGGATCCACAATGCGCCGGCCTCGGAGCTGGCCATCCGCTTCGGCCTGGGCGGCACGAACAACACCTATGCCATCGCCTGCGCCTCGTCCGCCACCGCGATCGGCGAGGCAATGCGGGCGATTCGTCATGGTTACAGCGCGCGGCTACTCGCCGGTGGCAGCGAAGCGCTACTCACCTATGGCGTGCTGCACGCCTGGCATGCCCTGCGGGCCGTCGCGCCGCCGGCCGATCCCGTCGCTGCTTCCTGCCGACCCTTCTCGGCCGATCGCAACGGCCTCGTCATGGGCGAGGGCAGTGGGTTTCTGATGCTGGAAAGCCTTGAATCCGCCGTGGCGCGCGGCGCACCGATTCTGGCGGAACTCGTCGGCTACGGTGCCAGCTGCGATGCCGAACATATCACGCACCCCGCCACCCGGGGCCAGCAGGTCGCGGTGGCAGGGGCCCTTGCGGATGCCGGCCTGAACGCCGAAGCCATCGACTACATCAATGCCCATGGCACCGCCACCGTTGCCGGGGATGCGGTGGAAGCGGAAACCTTGCGT
The Halothiobacillus diazotrophicus DNA segment above includes these coding regions:
- a CDS encoding beta-ketoacyl-[acyl-carrier-protein] synthase family protein, encoding MSAAHRVVITGIGVVSALGTWPGPFFDRVCAAESGVRPLPPMDTTPPISIAAWVDEGIDNDPKTAVHDRVTQLALSAGRRALETANLLDQPDLLRDTGIYLGTGAGPSHTMDQSYHRLYAEQKDRVSPMTLPRGIHNAPASELAIRFGLGGTNNTYAIACASSATAIGEAMRAIRHGYSARLLAGGSEALLTYGVLHAWHALRAVAPPADPVAASCRPFSADRNGLVMGEGSGFLMLESLESAVARGAPILAELVGYGASCDAEHITHPATRGQQVAVAGALADAGLNAEAIDYINAHGTATVAGDAVEAETLRAVFGDRIRAIPVSATKAVHGHLMGAGGAVELAIAVLAIQHNRIPPTANCREPDASLCIDMVPEGARSRPVDTVLSSSFAFGGSNAVLIARRY